The proteins below are encoded in one region of Xenopus laevis strain J_2021 chromosome 8L, Xenopus_laevis_v10.1, whole genome shotgun sequence:
- the zc3h12b.L gene encoding probable ribonuclease ZC3H12B — MTAWSMVKKLEMEKRPSKERAAAKEMEYSQDLGDCSGESDEWTSSESEAEQQIGRSGLRGYGNTLFKEADISSKPHRQLCRSPCLDRPSFSQSSIQVPIDNQIKLAEAKSNLDREYQAKMDFALKLGYCGEQIQAVLNKLGAEALINDILAELVRLGNKGESETQSSGSGSSGILVPRGPCTKEIASPELSLEDEIVDNTENLRPIVIDGSNVAMSHGNKEVFSCRGIQLAVEWFLEKGHKDITVFVPAWRKEQSRPDAPITEQEILRKLEKEKILVFTPSRRVQGRRVVCYDDRFIVKLAFDSDGIIVSNDNYRDLQNEKPEWKKFIEERLLMYSFVNDKFMPPDDPLGRHGPSLENFLRKKPVIPEHKKQPCPYGKKCTYGHKCKYYHPERVNQPLRSVADELRISAKLSAVKTMSEGALMKCGMVPSCLRGDGIIETKRIAPKRQSDPSIRSAAVEPEQRLSAARKSEANSVPSLVSALSVPILPPTKSHAVSALNTRSASSPSQFSHQKSSLEHMGSVHYPPILVTNSHGNSVSYTEEYPKYESLGDHGYYSMISDFSNLSISSMHSSEYYQPEQERAGFSRNSSPCPESCVSHNSSDSYSSYSDLYLGISDPGLEDNMKPSRQPQSRLQPFAHGYHEALTRVQSYGQEQPMQASRKQSSSHLALHIQHPLVGARSSCPGDYPGQENMHPGANAQPGRALVMTRMDSISDSRLYESNPMRQRRPPLCREQHASWDPLPCPTDSYGYHSYPLSSNLMQPCYEPVMVRSMPEKMEQLWQSPYWPPMSGEPREQHIIPEHQYQTYKNLCNIFPPGIVLSVMEKNPHMTDAQQLAAIIVSRLRSGHHHC, encoded by the exons ATGACGGCCTGGTCCATGGTCAAGAAACTGGAAATGGAAAAGAGGCCCTCTAAAGAGAGGGCAGCTGCAAAAGAGATGGAGTACTCACAGGATCTGGGAGACTGCAGTGGGGAATCTGACGAATGGACCAGCTCGGAAAGTGAAGCAGAGCAACAAATAGGGCGGAGTGGACTGAGGGGATATGGTAACACCTTATTTAAGGAAGCAGATATCTCTAGCAAACCCCATCGTCAGCTGTGCAGGTCTCCTTGTCTGGACCGTCCTAGTTTCTCTCAGAGCAGCATTCAGGTCCCTATAGACAACCAAATAAAACTTGCGGAGGCAAAGAGCAATCTTGACAGGGAATACCAAGCAAAGATGGACTTTGCCTTAAAGTTGGGCTATTGTGGGGAACAGATACAAGCTGTCCTTAACAAGCTGGGCGCAGAAGCACTTATTAATGACATCTTGGCTGAGCTGGTGAGGCTGGGCAACAAGGGAGAGTCAGAGACACAGAGCAGTGGAAGTGGGAGCAGTGGAATCCTGGTACCCAGGGGACCCTGTACCAAAGAGATTGCAAGTCCAGAACTGTCTTTAGAAGATGAAATCGTAGACAACACTGAAAATCTAAGGCCTATTGTTATTGATGGAAGCAATGTGGCCATGAG CCATGGGAATAAAGAGGTCTTCTCCTGCCGAGGGATACAGCTGGCTGTGGAGTGGTTCTTGGAGAAAGGCCATAAGGATATTACtgtgtttgtgccagcatggagGAAAGAGCAGTCCCGCCCCGACGCACCAATCACAG AGCAGGAGATTCTACGGAAACTGGAGAAGGAGAAGATTTTGGTATTTACACCTTCCCGCAGGGTGCAGGGCAGGAGAGTGGTGTGTTACGATGATCGATTCATAGTTAAGCTTGCCTTTGATTCTGATGGAATTATTGTATCCAACGACAACTATCGCGACCTCCAGAATGAGAAACCAGAGTGGAAGAAATTTATAGAAGAGCGCCTCCTTATGTACTCATTTGTGAATGACAA GTTTATGCCTCCAGATGATCCTTTGGGAAGGCATGGCCCCAGTTTGGAAAATTTCCTGCGAAAAAAGCCAGTTATCCCTGAGCACAAGAAGCAACCCTGTCCTTATG GTAAAAAATGCACATATGGGCACAAGTGTAAATATTACCAtcctgaacgtgtgaaccaaccTCTGCGCTCAGTGGCAGATGAGCTAAGGATAAGTGCAAAACTGTCAGCGGTGAAGACTATGAGTGAAGGTGCTCTGATGAAATGTGGAATGGTGCCATCCTGCTTAAGGGGAGATGGGATCATTGAAACAAAGCGTATTGCCCCCAAGAGGCAGTCAGACCCTAGCATCCGTTCTGCAGCCGTGGAACCAGAGCAGAGGCTCTCGGCAGCTCGCAAATCTGAAGCCAATTCTGTGCCATCCCTGGTGTCTGCTCTGAGCGTCCCAATCCTTCCCCCTACAAAGAGCCATGCTGTTAGTGCTTTGAATACCCGATCAGCTAGCAGCCCATCACAGTTCTCCCACCAGAAGTCATCTCTGGAGCACATGGGGAGTGTTCATTATCCTCCTATCCTGGTGACCAACAGTCATGGCAACTCAGTGAGCTATACAGAAGAGTACCCGAAATATGAGTCTCTAGGAGACCATGGATATTACTCCATGATCAGTGATTTTTCTAACCTGAGTATTAGCAGCATGCATAGCTCAGAATATTACCAGCCAGAACAGGAACGAGCAGGTTTTTCCAGGAACTCAAGCCCTTGCCCAGAAAGCTGCGTGAGTCACAACAGCAGTGACTCCTACTCCTCTTATAGTGACCTGTATCTAGGTATATCTGACCCTGGCCTTGAAGATAACATGAAGCCTTCAAGGCAACCACAAAGCCGCCTGCAGCCATTTGCTCATGGTTATCATGAAGCCTTAACCAGAGTTCAGAGCTATGGGCAAGAGCAGCCAATGCAAGCTTCACGGAAACAATCCTCTTCCCATTTAGCCCTTCATATTCAACATCCGCTCGTTGGGGCACGATCCAGCTGCCCAGGAGATTACCCAGGACAGGAGAACATGCACCCTGGTGCCAATGCTCAGCCAGGTAGGGCATTGGTTATGACCCGAATGGATAGCATATCAGATTCTCGCCTCTATGAGAGCAATCCCATGAGGCAAAGGAGACCCCCACTGTGTCGGGAGCAGCATGCTAGCTGGGACCCCTTACCATGTCCCACAGATTCATATGGCTACCATTCATACCCACTGAGCAGCAACCTGATGCAGCCCTGCTATGAACCAGTCATGGTTAGGAGCAT